The genomic segment TCCTCGACCTGTCGTCTCAGGCGCTGACGCCGGACACTGTCGACCAGGTGATCGCGCCGACGCTCAACGACGTGCTCGGCAGCGGTCGTATCGACGTCATCTCGATCGGCTTTGTCCTTGCGCTGTGGTCGGGCTCTCGCGCGCTCAACGTCTTCATCGACACCATCACGATTCTTTATGGCCATGGCGGCAAGCGCGGCATCGTCAAGACGCGCGCACTGTCATTCGGCCTCTACATCGTCGCCCTGTTGGTCGGCATCGTCCTCGTGCCGCTGGTGCTGGCCGGTCCGTCCGTGGCTGCGGATGTAATGCCGGAAGGCTTCAGCTTCCTGAAGCACTTTTATTGGCCAGCCGTCCTTGTGTTGTCGATCCTGTTCCTGACGACGCTCTATCACTTGGCCGTTCCCGTACGTCGCAAGTGGATGGTGGGAATGCCTGGAGCGGTGTTCACCCTGACGCTGTGGATCTTCGGTAGCTACTTCGTACGGTGGGCGCTCGGATTCTCTTCAGGTGGTACGTCGATCTACGGACCGCTAGCCGCGCCGATCGCCGTACTCCTGTGGTTGTACGTGCTGTCGATCGCCGTGCTGATCGGTGCCGCGATCAACGCGGCGGTCGAGCAAATGCGCGCCGAACGCGCATCGTAGGCTTCCCGTCATGGCAAATCCGTTTCGAAGCAAGACGGCGACGAATGTCGCATTTGTGGTCGCCACGCTTCTGATGATTGCGGGCGCAATCTTCTGGGCGAAGGACAACTTCAAGGAACAGAACAGGCCTGAGTCCAAGGAGACCGTTGCGCCGGTCATCTTGATGTCAAGCGACGGCGTTGAGGACAATATCGAGCGTCGGCTCAGTGGCCGCGAAGGCCGTCCGATCGTCGCCAAGTGCCCCAAGAAGGTCGATCAGGCGATCGGCACGAAGTTCGACTGCGATGTGTTCTTCCCGAATCGCGAGGATGCCATTGCCACCGCGCATGTCGTGGTCGACGGCCCGAACGGCGAGTTCAGCTGGAAGTCCGAGCCGAAGGTCAAGAGCGACGACGACGAGGAAGCCACTTAGTTCAGCGCTGTCTTGATGGTTTGACCGATGAGCAGTCCGGGCACAACGATCCAGATCGCCAGCAACAACAACGACGCGATGACGGCGAACATTTTCGCCTGATCCTTGGGCGGATCCCCGGCGTCGCCGATCACCTCATACAGCGCCTTGAACGAGCCGTCGAGAGCAATGCGAGCGCGGCTGCGCGCAATGCCGGCGGCCTTGAGCACGCACCAGAACAGGCCAAGACCAACGACCAAGAATCCGGCCGCAAAGCAAAAGCGCCCGAGGTCGGTAGTGAGGCTTCTACCGATGAAGGAGATGGTTCCGGAGATCGCGGCGCCGCCGACCAGGAAGGCAGGCAGCGGCAGGCTCGACTTGTTGAGATCGGGCGTGATCGCATCAACTTGGATTCGTGCCGTCGCGAGAAGTTGATAGTCGTCTGATCCAACGGGGCTGTTGGCTTCACGAAGCGCGTACAGCTGACGGAGATTCTTGACGAGACGCTTCTGATGGCTACGTGCGATGAACGTGATGAACAGCTGGACGATCTTCTCGGCGACCGGCTTGATCA from the Aeromicrobium panaciterrae genome contains:
- a CDS encoding YihY/virulence factor BrkB family protein, translating into MAVEPVDRPGSADSLLLLVKQLIARTVSSCFRYRVTGLAAEAAFFAILSLPPLVFGLAGSIGFIAERFDVDQVDVLKDRILDLSSQALTPDTVDQVIAPTLNDVLGSGRIDVISIGFVLALWSGSRALNVFIDTITILYGHGGKRGIVKTRALSFGLYIVALLVGIVLVPLVLAGPSVAADVMPEGFSFLKHFYWPAVLVLSILFLTTLYHLAVPVRRKWMVGMPGAVFTLTLWIFGSYFVRWALGFSSGGTSIYGPLAAPIAVLLWLYVLSIAVLIGAAINAAVEQMRAERAS